DNA from Bacteroidota bacterium:
GGTGTTGACGACATACCCAATACAACAGAATTAATTGATGCCGAAGGAAACATAAATTACGACCGCATCACCACGTTTTCGGCGGCCGATTATGCGTTTATTCTTTCCTATGCGCGCAATCTTCATAAACTTCCCGGGTTCCGCTATGGTGCCAATGTAAAAATTATTCACCGCAAGGTGGGCGATTTTGCGCATTCGTGGGGATTCGGGCTGGATCTGGGTGCACAGTATGATGTTAAAAAGTGGACTTTCGGTCTGGTTGCCCGCGACGTAACCTCGACCTTCAATGCATGGAGTTATAGCCTGAGCGACGGGATGAAAGAAACCTTTACCCGCACCGGGAATGATATACCGGAGAATTCACTTGAGCTTACCATGCCCCGTATCAATGTAGGGGTGGCACGCAGATTCGATTTCTTAAAACGCTTTTCAGCGCTGATAGACATTGATGCAGATTTTACCTTCGACGGGATGCGCAACGTTCTCGTAAAAAGCGATCCTATTTCAATTGATCCGCATGCGGGACTGGAACTTGGATATGGAAATTTTATCTTTTTGCGCGGCGGCATTGGTAATATTCAGAACGAAACAGATTTTACCGACAAACGCCATACTACCTTTCAACCGAATATCGGTGTGGGATTTACAATTAAAAAAATGGTAAGCATTGATTATGCGCTTACCGATGTGGGCAATGCATCCATAGCTCTTTATTCTCACGTTTTTTCTCTTAAGTTCAATATCAACAGGAAAAAACAGGTTGCCGGTGATGATACGAAAACCAAAAAAAGTTATTTCTGAAATCCATTATGCGAAAACTCTACCTACTCCTGCCATTATACATCTGTTTATCCACACTGGCCAAAGGCCAGAATTTCGGTAACGAATGGATAGATTATAACCGTCAGTATTACAAAATTTACGTTAGCCACGATGGCATTTTTCGTATTCCATATACTACACTCCAAACTGCCGGCGTACCGGTGCAATCTATAGACCCGCGAAGTATTCAGCTTTTTTGTAAAGGCATTGAACAGTATATTTATATCAAGGGTGAAACCGATGGCGTATTCAATCCCGGTGATTTTATCGAGTTTTCAGGAAAAATGAACGACGGTACCTTCGACACTCAATTATACGATCATCCCCTAAGCCAGGCGAATCCTAATTACAGCCTTTTCTGCGACTCAGCGGTCTATTTTCTTACGTGGAATTCTTCGATAAATAACCGAAGAATGACGCTTGAAAACGATGTTAATTTTTCATCCTATACACCTGTAACCTTCTTCAATAAAA
Protein-coding regions in this window:
- a CDS encoding PorV/PorQ family protein, giving the protein MRRTFIAFFVLLFAWSQGMAQSPKYSNEFLAIGVGARALGMSGCNTAIVNDVTAGYWNPAGLMLVPSSIQVGLMHSEYFAGIAKYDYGGLAARIDSSSTAAFTFIRFGVDDIPNTTELIDAEGNINYDRITTFSAADYAFILSYARNLHKLPGFRYGANVKIIHRKVGDFAHSWGFGLDLGAQYDVKKWTFGLVARDVTSTFNAWSYSLSDGMKETFTRTGNDIPENSLELTMPRINVGVARRFDFLKRFSALIDIDADFTFDGMRNVLVKSDPISIDPHAGLELGYGNFIFLRGGIGNIQNETDFTDKRHTTFQPNIGVGFTIKKMVSIDYALTDVGNASIALYSHVFSLKFNINRKKQVAGDDTKTKKSYF